In Bos taurus isolate L1 Dominette 01449 registration number 42190680 breed Hereford chromosome 13, ARS-UCD2.0, whole genome shotgun sequence, the DNA window GCAAAGGGGAGGGTGTGGCTTTAAACTTTAGAACATCTTGGGGCAACTGGAGGGGTTGAAAGGGACTCAGCTGGCCACATGGACAGGGACTTTGGATATAAGGACAGCCCGGATATAAGAACcattgccccccaccccacccccagtggcGCTGCAGCCCAGGAACCGCCTTCCTTGGGAAGGCCCCACAGCACGGTGACTGACAGCACGCCCTTAACCGCGTTTCACAGCTAAGGATACTCAGTGTCAGAGAGCCTAGGGACGGCCCAGGAGTGACCACGGGGTCCAGTCCTTTCGAGCCGCCTCTCCCTTCCTTAAGAGGGGCAAGCAGCCTATGCAGTCGCCCccttccacccccccacccccccccaacccccccagtAACTGCAACGCTGGACTGGCCCCGCCGAGAAGAGCTGGAGGCACGGCCACACCCCCAGCTGCCGCAGTACCACTTCAGCCGCTCCGGGAGCCAGAGGCCCCAGCATCAGCACCTCATCTCCGCGGGCCACTCAGCGACAATGGGGACCCAGGCGCCGCGCAGAAGCGCGCGGagcggtggggagggggcgggtggGGCGCGGAGCCGGCAGAGCtcggggcggggcgggccgggccgggcACCTCCCCGCGCGAGGAAGTCCCGGCCCCGCGCTTTGGGGAAGTGCGGCCGAGGCGCCTGCGCACTGAAGCCTGCGCCCTCTCCCCGACGATCCGGCCGGACCTCGGAACGCGCGGGCCGGCGGCTGAGGCGCGAGCGGCTCGGGAGCGCGGCCGGTGAGTGCGCGCGCGCGGCGCCCAGGACGGCGGCCCTGCCCGTCCGGCCCGGGGCCCGTGGGCTGTGCGGGGCGGGAGCTTCGGAAACCAGCGCCCAGATCCGCGCCCCAAGGACTCCCGCCGCGGGGTCCACGTGGACCCTGGGCCGCGGCGGGACTGGATGCAGTCCCCGCGCGTGGGGGAGGGGGCGTTGCAAGCGGGTTCCCCTTTTTCTGCAGCTCAAAGCCTGGGGAAGTGATTGCtcaaagtggggggggggggccggAAGAACCCAGGTTTCCGCGTCTCCCGTCCCCCCTTCAGCCTGGTGGGGAGGGGCCGAGGCGGGACACCCGtactgcccccgcccccaccccgctggATCTGGCAGCCAGTCATCCCCGCCAGTCGGAGGGGAGGCGCTGCGCCCCCGGCCCGAGCTGATCGGGGGCTCCTGGCGCCAGCCTCGCTCCAGAACGCGCAGGAGGACCTCCTGCCGTCTGACTTGAGTCCTGCTGCTGCAGTGCACGCCCCTTCGGCAGCCAGGGTGGGGCCCAGAGCGACCTGGCCCCTCCCGCCCCCACCTCGCCTTTGGGTCGCTGGTGAGTGGGGCGCGTGGCGAGTTCCTTGAGGGTAGGGTGGGGGCGTCAGAGGCCGGAGAAAGGGGcagacttctccaggccagacccTATTAGcctagagagggagagagagaagtgggTTGCCCCTGCCATCGCAGAGGTGGGCTGGGGCGAGGGTCACCAGGGCTAGGAAAACTGGTCTGCCTTGGAGCCGCTAGGCTGGGACTTCCCTACCAGCCCAGTGGTGGAGGGGCGGGGGCGAAGCAGACAGGAAAGGTGCTGAGGAGGATGAGAAGAGAATGGAGCCCCTCTGGCAACCCCCCTCACAAAGGTTATGGCATTTTTTCCTGGGATTGtcacattttcttattctttttttggaCTGGGCGGGCTCGGGGACgttctttttccttctgtggAGCAGAGCAGCAGTTGCTCCCGAGGGAACCTCTGTCCCCAGAGGCCAGACTTACTGCCCGTCCAGCTTCTCCCATCCTAGACTTAGGGGCCAAAGCCTGGAtggggctggggaaggagaaggagcCCCCTTCCACATGCCCGGATGAGGGGCAGGAGCACTGATACTGATCCTGTAACCCCACCAGGAGAGAGAGCAGGTGCCCCAGAGGCATAAGTGGTCCCAGCCGGCCTGGGGATGGTGCAGGGAGCCAGGTCCAGGGGTGGGCGACAACGTCCAGGGCCTACAACCAGGGCAGAGGGGcggcctctccctctctctgccacAAACTCAGCCCCCAGCACCTGGGCGCTGCACTCTCAGGCAGGTCCCCTCCTCCAGTTCAGAGCTGATTGGGAGAAGGCAGCCTAGGGAGTTTAATCTTCAGGGAGCtagggggcggtgggggggaatTGGGGCCCTGCCCCCACTCACAGTGGGTGGAGATGCAGAGGAGGAAGAGCCGCTCTGCCTGGGGAAGTCACAGCCCGACTGGGGTACAGCTACCAGACCTCAGAGGTTGCCACACCCCTTCCTTTCCCTAGAAACTTGACCCCTGCGGGAAGGCAAGCTGTGGggctgctgtttccccatcttgtCTGTTTGCTGGAAGCTTGAGGGTCCACCTTCCCATGATCCAGGGGAAGCCAGGCCAAGACCCCATGGGCCCCTACACCTGGCCCCCAGATCTGGGTCAGGGCAGGGGCCTCTGCATGCTTAGACTGAAGACAGGGGTGCCCTCAGCGTGCATATCTCGGGCTGTCACCTCTGAGCACCAGCACCTGGCCAGGAGACGGGACGCTGGGGTTGCCCAGCCAGTGACCGCCCTGGGGCCCATCCTGCAACATCGTTTTCCTCTCCTGCCATCGCAGACCCCAAGAGGCCAACTGAACCAAACAGGCACTGAAAGGCCAAAGCTGAGGAATGgaagcggggtgggggggggggcggggtgcagCAGAGAGAATGTTcatttaatgagaaaataaagtgaaaccAAGTCGTGAGCCTCTCGCGGCGGGGTTTCAGAAGGTCCGCGCCCCAGACACGCCAGGGGCCGCCCCTGGGCGGGGGAAGGGGGCGGATGCCTCACCTGGGccgaggtgggggtggggtgagggcaggTGGGAAGGCGTTCAAAACTGCCTCCTGGAGCCTGATTGGCCGCCCTCGGTCCCCGCGTTCCCAACAGGGGCCGCTCATCCGGGTGGGACTGGGCACCCCCGGCACGCCCGCACTGCGGAAGGGGAAGGTTCGCCCCGATGCCGCTCCGAGCGGAAGGGACCCCGCGGCTCCTACCCGCCCGGGAGCAAGACGCGCCACCACCCGCCTGCGGCAAGGCCTGGGGCCGCAGCGGTTTCcgcagcctgggggtggggaggggaagggaggctggGAGACCCGGAGGTGCCAGTCGAAGGCTGGGTGCGGAGCGAAGGTTGGGTGCGGAGCCAGCGTCCGGGCTGAAAAGGCGGTGGTGCCTGGCGGCTCTCAGCCCTCTTCAGCCGTGCCTGCTGCACTGCCCGCACCTTCAGGACGTCCTGCTTCAGCCCCAAGTCCTACTCCCGTGCTCCGTGCCACAGGCCTGGTCTGCTCCCTCTGCGGAGTCCCTGGGAGCAGGTGGGAGTCCTCCAAGGCCCCGCAACCCTTCCCAACTCCTGGTGGGAAGCAGCCTCCCCACCTCTCACCACTCATCCCCTGGAAAACCTGGGATGGAGGGAGCTGGGATGGAGGTTCCAAATGTCTACCACCACCCCTGAGAGCCTCAGTCTCTGGGGGCCTGCAGCCCCCTGGGAGGGGCCAGGAGCCGGAAACCAAGAAAGAGGAACCCCTGCTTCCGGCTTTCAGGGAGTGAGCAGATGGGGGTGTCCCAGAACCTCCTGTGGAGATCTTGTCTGGGGTCTCCTCCTTCCTGATCCCCATCCCCTCACAACTGCGGTGTAGACTAGAGTGGGGGTTGGGCCTGGGCAGAGTAGTCTGAGGTGGGAGGCCGGGGAGGCAGGTAGGGAGAGACTCAGAATGCCTGGCAGGGTGCCAGCCAGGGCGGGTGTAAGGTTCTCAGTGAGAACCCCGGCCTCTCTTCTCAGACCCCCAGGCTGTGGTGACAGAAACAGGTGTCCTGGAACAGGCACCACGGAGCCCTGGCAACCTCCTCCACCCATCCATGCCCACCCCACCTGAGGCCGAGAAGCAGGTGGGCTGCCTCCACCCTGGCCTCCGCcccttggggggtgggggggctaaGGGCATGACTAGGAGTTCAGAGACCCATGGACATCTGGGAGGTCACAAGGGTCATAGTCCTGGGAGGGAGCGTGGCGTCCAGTGGGCAGTTGGGGCTGGAAAGCGGGTGGTAACCATGGGCTCTGCCTGGAGGCTGAGGCAGCCCTGTCTTCCCCCAGCAAACAGGGCCAGAGGAGGCGGACCAGCCCCCCTCGATGTCCAGTCATGATGCGGCTCCCCCGGCTCCCCCCAGGCGAAACCCCTGCTGCTTGTGCTGGTGCTGCTGTTGCAGCTGCTCTTGGTACGTGGGCCTGGGGATGCTTGATAggcctggtggggagggggcgctgAGCAGACCTAGGATCCAGGACCCTGATCCTTAGTCCTTAGGAGGCTTTTGAGGCATCACCTCCAAGTAGGGTACCCCTGCCACCCACAGCACTTATCCAGGGGCTTGGTGACTAGTGGTCAGTGCAGGTGGTATCCACATGCAGGCACCTGgcgtgcatgtgcgtgtgtgtctctGCTGTAAGTTAGGGCGGTATGTGTGTCTGTcttgtctctgtctgtctctgtaaGCTCATCCAGACTGGCCCTGGGGACTAAAACAACAAGACAAAGCAGGTCCTACAGACAGCATCAGGTGGAGGGGCTTTGAGCGGAAACCTGGCCCCGGGACAGTcggtgggtgggggcaggcacTGGGCCTCCAGGGGTGAACTAGTTTCTGAGCACATAGGG includes these proteins:
- the RGS19 gene encoding regulator of G-protein signaling 19 isoform X1 — encoded protein: MPLRAEGTPRLLPAREQDAPPPACGKAWGRSGFRSLGVGRGREAGRPGGASRRLGAERRLGAEPASGLKRRWCLAALSPLQPCLLHCPHLQDVLLQPQVLLPCSVPQAWSAPSAESLGADPQAVVTETGVLEQAPRSPGNLLHPSMPTPPEAEKQQTGPEEADQPPSMSSHDAAPPAPPRRNPCCLCWCCCCSCSWNEERRRAWRASRESRLQPLPSCEVCATPTPTPTPTPEEVRSWAQSFDKLMHSPAGRSVFREFLRTEYSEENMLFWLACEELKAEANQHVVDEKARLIYEDYVSILSPKEVSLDSRVREGINKKMQEPSAHTFDDAQLQIYTLMHRDSYPRFLSSPAYRALLLQGASQSSSEA